A stretch of the Harpia harpyja isolate bHarHar1 chromosome 5, bHarHar1 primary haplotype, whole genome shotgun sequence genome encodes the following:
- the CCN4 gene encoding CCN family member 4, which yields MRWLLPWILATSSILQAIAQTSTTMTPTVPAATEAYTRTQYCKWPCECPKSPPRCSVGVSLVTDGCDCCKTCAKQRGESCTEADTCDFHRGLYCDYSGDRPRYEIGVCAQIVGVGCVLNGVRYNNGDTFQPNCKYNCTCINGAVGCIPMCTNSRPPLVWCPNPKLIKMAGKCCEQWICDDSKKIRKTSPRHISSAAYEGEDEPWQKNCVVHTSPWSPCSKTCGLGISTRISNDNDQCRLLKESRLCNMRPCEVDITKHIKPGKKCLAVYRANEPMNYTISGCVSKSPYRPKYCGVCTDNRCCTPYKSKTIEVRFQCPDGTEFSWKIMWINACFCNLNCKNPNDIFADLAHYHDYSEIAN from the exons GCCATTGCCCAGACctccaccaccatgacccccacCGTCCCTGCCGCGACAGAAGCCTACACACGGACTCAGTACTGTAAGTGGCCATGCGAGTGTCCGAAATCCCCACCTCGGTGCTCGGTAGGCGTCAGCCTGGTCACAGACGGCTGCGACTGCTGCAAGACATGTGCCAAGCAGCGTGGAGAAAGTTGCACTGAGGCCGACACCTGTGATTTCCACAGGGGCTTGTACTGTGACTACAGTGGAGACAGACCTAGGTACGAAATAGGAGTATGTGCAC agatTGTCGGTGTAGGATGTGTCCTCAATGGAGTCAGGTATAACAATGGGGACACATTTCAGCCCAACTGCAAATACAACTGCACGTGCATTAACGGGGCTGTGGGCTGTATTCCCATGTGCACAAACTCACGTCCTCCCCTTGTCTGGTGCCCAAACCCGAAGCTGATTAAGATGGCAGGGAAGTGCTGTGAGCAGTGGATTTGTGATGACTCCAAGAAAATCAGGAAGACGTCTCCACGCCACATCTCTTCTGCAG CATACGAAGGAGAGGATGAACCCTGGCAGAAGAACTGCGTCGTTCACACCTCACCCTGGAGTCCTTGCTCAAAGACCTGCGGGCTGGGCATCTCCACCAGGATTTCCAACGACAACGACCAGTGCCGGCTCCTGAAGGAAAGCCGCCTGTGCAACATGCGGCCCTGCGAGGTGGATATAACCAAGCACATTAAG CCTGGGAAGAAGTGCTTGGCTGTCTACAGGGCCAACGAACCAATGAACTACACCATCTCAGGATGTGTGAGCAAAAGTCCATATAGACCCAAATACTGTGGCGTCTGCACAGACAACAGGTGCTGCACACCCTACAAGTCCAAGACTATTGAAGTGAGGTTTCAGTGCCCAGATGGAACTGAGTTTTCCTGGAAAATCATGTGGATCAATGCTTGCTTTTGCAACCTGAACTGCAAGAACCCCAATGACATCTTTGCCGACTTGGCTCATTACCACGATTACTCTGAAATCGCTAATTAA